A single Brassica rapa cultivar Chiifu-401-42 chromosome A04, CAAS_Brap_v3.01, whole genome shotgun sequence DNA region contains:
- the LOC103864409 gene encoding BAHD acyltransferase At3g29680-like — MATNVIKIVQVSPSTNSALGSLNSLSLPLTLFDLPWKNLPTMQRVIFYRLHELSAESFYSQIFPKLERSLSITLHHYSPFAGRLTWDAQDPKPCILFSQGDSVTLTVAETDAEFSRVSGDGLRPAAELRSFVPSLKASDDSASVLSVQITFFPNQGFCIGVTSHHGAVDGKEHEATKNLPEELTPSFDRTVINVPTRLEEEILGMSAKYRNNNMRTLKPSPAPEITADTIRATVELTRENIEKLKEQVKNESARPLELRLSTYVIAFAYAWTCVVKACEDGANRPVGLLVAADFRHRLSPRVPDTYFGNCVFPIGLFGYEAREFSGEDGFVKVVEILSDSLNGLDTGEIESHCMNYVDGVKKIKPGAQIGAIAGSPRLGIYGVDFGWGRPAKTDLVTIDRTEGFFSLSERKNGQDGVEMGLCLKKSEMNIFLSLYKNGL, encoded by the exons ATGGCAACAAACGTGATCAAGATTGTCCAAGTCAGCCCCTCTACGAACTCGGCACTCGGCTCTCTCAATTCTCTCAGTCTCCCGCTAACTCTCTTTGACTTGCCATGGAAAAACTTACCCACTATGCAACGAGTTATCTTCTACAGACTCCATGAGTTATCAGCCGAGTCCTTTTACTCCCAGATCTTCCCCAAGCTCGAGCGTTCTCTCTCCATCACCCTCCACCACTACTCTCCCTTCGCTGGCCGCCTTACGTGGGACGCTCAAGATCCAAAGCCTTGCATCCTCTTCTCCCAGGGCGACTCAGTCACGCTTACCGTGGCAGAGACCGACGCAGAGTTCTCCCGCGTTTCAGGAGACGGACTGCGTCCGGCGGCAGAGTTACGTTCCTTTGTTCCGTCTTTGAAAGCCTCAGATGATTCTGCATCTGTCCTTTCCGTGCAGATCACGTTTTTCCCAAACCAAGGGTTCTGCATCGGCGTCACATCGCACCACGGTGCTGTCGACGGGAAG GAACATGAAGCTACTAAGAATCTACCCGAGGAACTAACTCCTAGTTTCGATCGTACGGTCATCAACGTTCCGACCAGACTGGAGGAAGAGATCTTGGGAATGTCGGCAAAGTACAGGAACAACAACATGAGGACGCTGAAGCCATCCCCGGCGCCTGAGATAACTGCTGATACCATCCGTGCCACGGTTGAGCTAACTCGAGAGAACATAGAAAAACTCAAGGAGCAAGTCAAGAACGAGTCAGCTCGGCCACTCGAGCTGCGCTTGTCAACTTACGTCATTGCTTTTGCGTACGCTTGGACTTGCGTGGTGAAGGCATGTGAAGACGGTGCAAACAGACCGGTCGGTTTGTTGGTCGCAGCGGATTTCAGGCACCGGTTAAGTCCGCGAGTTCCGGATACTTACTTCGGGAACTGCGTGTTTCCAATAGGTTTGTTCGGATATGAAGCGAGGGAATTTTCTGGAGAAGATGGTTTTGTCAAGGTGGTAGAGATCCTAAGTGATTCGCTAAATGGTTTGGATACGGGAGAGATAGAGTCACACTGCATGAACTATGTGGATGGAGTGAAGAAAATTAAACCGGGTGCACAAATTGGGGCAATCGCAGGGTCACCCCGGTTAGGGATATATGGAGTAGATTTCGGGTGGGGCAGACCTGCTAAGACTGATCTCGTGACCATTGACCGCACCGAGGGATTCTTCTCTTTGTCAGAGAGGAAGAATGGGCAAGATGGTGTGGAGATGGGATTGTGCTTGAAGAAGAGTGAGATGaacatctttctttctttatacAAAAACGGCCTCTAA
- the LOC103864410 gene encoding glutathione S-transferase T3-like: MDPRNPYSQSASYLGLLHSQQPSVVNENFPFQSFHSSTVNLGASELPPFSSQPTDPPSQPEAIPVERRERKKWTPADDEVLISAWLNTSKDAVVANDQNARTFWKRVGEYYASTRHATEGEKREHIHCKQRWHKINEVTNKFCAAYASAERQQASGQNETDVLKVAHQIFYADHNTKFTLEHAWCVLRFEQKWLSLNTPQPSGSLKRKTGEPGSQASVGDHETRPEGSKAAKAKRSSCKGRDLDEVKTIWEFKKEDLEMKEKLSKLAILDTLLTREQPLSDAEEVVKNKLLALYF; encoded by the coding sequence ATGGATCCAAGGAATCCATATAGCCAGTCCGCTAGCTATCTAGGCCTTCTTCACAGTCAACAACCTAGTGTTGtcaatgaaaactttccttttcAAAGTTTTCATTCTAGTACTGTTAACCTTGGAGCATCTGAACTCCCTCCTTTCAGTTCACAACCAACTGACCCTCCAAGTCAACCTGAAGCCATACCGGTCGAGCGAAGGGAGAGAAAGAAATGGACCCCGGCTGATGACGAGGTTTTAATCAGCGCGTGGCTCAACACATCTAAGGATGCGGTTGTTGCTAATGATCAAAATGCACGCACCTTTTGGAAAAGAGTTGGAGAATATTATGCATCTACTCGTCATGCTACAGAGGGTGAGAAGAGGGAGCATATCCATTGCAAGCAAAGGTGGCACAAAATAAACGAGGTCACCAACAAGTTCTGCGCCGCATACGCTTCTGCAGAAAGACAACAAGCCAGTGGCCAGAACGAAACTGATGTTCTGAAGGTTGCTCACCAGATCTTCTACGCTGATCATAACACCAAGTTTACTCTTGAACATGCATGGTGTGTGTTAAGGTTTGAGCAGAAATGGCTTAGCCTTAACACACCTCAACCCAGTGGCAGTTTAAAGAGAAAAACGGGTGAGCCAGGTTCCCAAGCGTCAGTTGGTGATCATGAGACCCGGCCTGAAGGTTCTAAGGCTGCAAAGGCAAAAAGGAGTAGCTGTAAGGGGAGGGATCTTGATGAGGTTAAGACCATTTGGGAATTCAAAAAGGAGGATTTGGAGATGAAGGAGAAATTGTCAAAGCTGGCAATACTTGACACTCTGCTTACTAGAGAGCAACCATTAAGTGATGCTGAAGAAGTAGTTAAGAATAAGCTGCTTGCCTTGTATTTCTGA